TCCTCTGTGtcctccaccactcctctcccagGTGCCTCCCGCTCCCACAAGCGCTCCGTCTCAGCCGTGTCCTGCTACTCTACactctccctgcccctctacaACCAGCAGGTGGATGACTGCTGCATCATCAGAGTCAGCCTAGACGTGGACAATGGCAACATGTACAAGAGCATCCTGgtaagacagaggaagaggaggaggagagagcttaTATAGATTAATAGATTCTAAATGTAAATTGTTAGCAGTGGGCGGTTGATTCAATTAACAATGTCTGAGCCAGAGAAGAAGCAAATCAGGCAAATCTGTTTTAAATGTCAACAAAGAAAGGTATTCTTCATCTCCTGGTGCAGGTGACCAGTCAGGACAAGACACCAGCAGTCATCAGTAAAGCCATGGTGAAACACAACCTGGAGCGAGAGAAAACGGAGGACTATGAGTTGATGCAGAAAATCTCTGAAGAAAAAGGTAATATCATATGATAATTTTCCCCCAAAATATACATTTAATTTTCTTTCAAATAGATTGTCATTAATAGTATATTAATGTGTTGTTCTTACAACAGATTGACTCTTATCCATTAATCTTGTATATTGTCCTAATTTATTCATTACTTAaatgaaaaacaaatgtttttactAACAATATatacctctcctctcaccatagagCTGCGGATCCCAAACAATGCCAACGTTTTCTACGCCATGAACTCTACCGCCAACTATGACTTTGTGCTGAAGAAACGTGGCTTGTCCAAGAAAGGCCGGGCCAAGAGTGTAGCCAGCTCCACGCTGCCCCGCATGAAGCAGAAGGGCCTAAAAATCGCCAAAGGGATCTTCTGAGGacagctctctgtcagtctgaTGGATTAACGCCCTCTAAATCCACCTAAGCTAAAGGATCTAAGAACTACACTAGAGACGGGGCCCAGTggaaaacaacaacaaatcaTGTCTGCATGCATCACAAGCAGGCAGCAAAGCAGGAAAAGCAATTACCGGTATCAGACTGATGTCTTCTTGGCTCAGGCCTTGATGAAGGGGAGCTTAACAATGTGCTGTCCCTAACCCTTTGTGCCTAAGTTTGTGTCAGTGGTGTTTACAAAGGGAATATTATAGAGAGTGTATAGCGTACATATGGCCACGTTATAAACTCTCTCTAACTGTGTGGTGATTAGAGTGGTGTTGGTAAATGTCGCACTGAGGAGCATAGAGGAAGGCACAGCGAACAATGGTGGCCAGATTTTTTTAAGCCAAGTTATTCTCGTGAGATAAAATACTTTTTTAAGAGAGACCTGGACAAAGAGACCTGATGTGCTATCCTGGTGGGGTACTGTGAATAGATGGAAAGGTGGTCCATTGTAAGTTTGAAGAGTTGAATGCAGATACGGCCATATTGAATATGGGTCAAGGTGTGTGATCATTTCAGAGAAAACAAGGTGTGAGGAGTGGACACTGTTAAGAGACATACATCTTGTTTCATTGAATTACAACCAGGACAAGGAAGAATGACATTGCAGTGGGGCTCGATATGCTCAATAGAAACATTTCAACAATTATGAAGGGTTGGTGTAAAACTAAAAATAGATAAACAGTGAGGAGTGATAGATATTTACAAAATACCCACACAGTATAATATCAGCATTACTTTGCAATGGACCTTTATGTTTAATGATGTTACCATTACAGTTAGGCTATTTGTTTGGTATTCTTTACTTTGCTATGCAGCTGCTAAATGTACATTTTATAAAAGATCAATAATTCACCTTATTTTTTTACAAACATTTTGGGGGTGAGGACAGGCATGACGTTGGGACTCTCCGATGATGGCGTTGTATTGAGTATCAGTGATTCAGGGGCTCCGATGACAGCATTTCATACCACCCGTCCCTACTGGACTATCTCTGTATGGAAAACAATGGTTTATATCTCTGTACTGACAGTGGGATAGTGGTATCATGTATAATCTGTAACTGCCAATGATTCTCCTTATGGCTGCCCAATGCCTGCTCCATGTATGCAAGAGGAGGTAACAGTCCTCGCCTCACAACAAAAAGCAGTGCACTAACCCACACCAGCTTCTTCTTACTTACAATCTTAAAGACAGAGTGAGAGTAATGACACAAACTCTGAGATCCTTACAAGCATGCCAGTGGTTGTTTTATGTCATGGAAAGTACAGACAAAAAGTAGTTTGTCATTTCACTGACATTACATGCCTTTATTGCTCAGTGCTGCATGCTGGTCCCAGCCCCTTTAAATGGCCTTTTAAAACAGTCCTTTCCATGATGACCATGATAGATGCATAGAGGTAGGGGAAAGCAATATGGTGGAAACTCCCCTGTGATCGGTACTATCCAGACCTCTTGTATGCATGGCGAGGACGGGGCGGAGAAGAGGTTGTTCTTTTGGGACATACATAGCATAATGATTGGTTGTCTCTGCTGTGCTTTGTCACTGTAATTTGCTACTTACACTGTGAATGGGTCTTTGCCGATCACTCTGATTGGCTCCCTTCAATGCTGAAcactgtgaacacacacacattggtcgTGTTCCtctgctcagacgttgcatgcatCAATCAATGGTTGTGTGCCACATCATCGGCTGTGCAGTCGGGAACCAGATTGCTATCACATATGATTTGGTTTGCTGACACATAAAATACCCATCTaggcgttgtaagatctgtcaTGCATCAGCAGCGTCTGAGCAGAGGAATTACGACCCTTCtcactctgtctcgctctccaTTATGACACAGTTAAATAGGAAAAGTCAACCCTGACAGAGAAtggatagagttccatgtagtggTAGAAATGTGTTCAGGGCATGGAGAAAAGGTGGCAACTGGTTTACCACTATATGTGCCAAAGAGTTGAGGAGTCTGTCACTCTCAAAAGACAATGTTTGTTTCATTTCTCTATCACTTGAATTTTCTAGGGGAGTTTACCATTTCTGAGTGTTATGTTCTGAACACTACGACAACATTCTAAGAACCTCAGATACACTGTTCAAGCTTAGGTGGCAGTGCGGTTACTACTGGTTACCCTTGGAGAAACTGCACCACTTCCCTAAATAGTAACAGTCCTTTGGTTATTTTCAAAGAATGAGTTCAAGTTTAATTTATGCTTTACATAAGTGGCTGTGTTTACTACCATTTGACTGATTGTTTTGTGGTGTTATTCATAATTACTGGAGCTTGCTTTGCTTGACCTGTAATGACTGGTCCTCTGCAGATTTATTTTGCCTTATCTGTCGCCTTTACCATTATAACTTAGTTAAAACCTTTGTATGTGTTTGCAGTGTCTTGTCTCTCATGTTTTTCTATTCCTAATGAATTAACAGAATATTGAGATGTCATACTATATGGAATTGTCTTTGATTATGTCTTTGTTGACCTTTGTTGGCATTATTTATTGGTTTGTACAGAAAGATTTTGTTATGCATTGTATATTATTTCCTCTCTTGTGTAATTATAGATTATTATATATtcatgtaaatacaaataaacactTAAGTTTACAAAAGTACTCATTTATTTAACGTTTTTGGTGTAATTTAGTTCAAGTGAGGTGAGAAGATGGCTCCTTCCTTGGCAGATATGACCCCATGGTATTAACTTACAGCCTTCACAATAAATGAAAGCAATAGAATAATATTCACAGGAAAGCATCTAAGATGATGAACATAATAGGCTACAGTATTTTATCACTACTGGACTACGGAATTCTTTATGTCATCTCTGGTGCTTCAGACTGGCCACGAAGGAAAGGAGACGAGCAAAGGAAGTTAGATAAGGAAGCCATTATACTGACGTCATTTCACAGCGCCAGTTAGTTTTTTACACAATGCGCATGCTCATCCGCGCTGATCTTTGttgttacatttccaatatggcGCTTAGTAAGACATTTGGACAAAAACCTGTCAAATTTCAGCTTGAAGAAGATGGGGATTATTATATGATTGGGTCAGAGGTTAGTATTTTCTTTGGTTATAGTATATTTGAAGATGAGTCATTTAATGTAATTTAGCTATAGTATAACCAACGTTAGTTACTACGTTTTGGTGCGTTTGCTTGATAATTACCGGAGGGAACATTAGCAACTAGCCGAGGCGAGAGATAGCAGCTAACAGTAGCTAGCTTGTCGATAACTGTAACAGATGCTACCCTCGTAAGTTAGCTATAGCTAGTAAGCCCTTACGTTTTCTCAATTTGCCGTTTTTGATTTTAGGTAGGAAATTACCTGCGTATGTTCAGAGGTTCCTTGTATAAGAGATACCCATCACTATGGAGGAAACTGGCATCAGTGGAGGAGCGGAAGAAAATAGTGGAATCATCACACGGTTAGTAACTTACCTAGTTAATTACCATGAAACGATAACATGGGATAACGAAGGCATACTCTTGTAATGTGGTTAATTGTTAAACATTTTCTTCACTTCTATCAGATCATGGTTACACAACCTTAGCTACCAGTGTGACCCTTCTGAAGGCATCAGAGGTAGAGGAGATCTTCGAAGGAAACGATGAGAAGTACAAAGCTATCTCCATCAGCACAGAGCCCCCAGCTTACCTCAGGTATTGTCATCAGCATTCTCTCATAAATGTTTTGCCTGGTCCTTGATGGTCTAGGTATTGTAGTCAATAAATCTTGTTATATTGTCTTCATGTGTCACTGTGTCTGGTCTTGAAAACAGGGAGCAGAAGGGTAAGCGGAATAGTCAGTGGGTCCCCACGCTACCCAACAGCTCTCATCATCTGGATGCTGTCCCCTGCTCCACCACTATCAACCGCAGCCGCTTAGGGCGAGACAAGAAGAGGACCTTCCCGCTCTGGTGAGCCTGATTCAAACCTAAACCGCTGTCAGAACAGATGAACTCTGATGTAAAGGCCTATCATAGTCAATCATAATGTAAACAAAACTGTTTGAAACAATTTTTCAAATGTGTACTGTTCTCTCTCCCATGCACAGTTTTGATGACCATGATCCTGCAGTGATCCATGAGAATGccacccagtctgaggttctggtTCCAATCCGACTGGACATGGAGATAGAGGGGCAGAAGCTTAGGGATGCTTTCACCTGGAATATGAACGGTAGGATTGCATTGTAGCTCTGTCAGTTTTCTAGAACAAAATTATTTAAACATGACAACATTCTTGTCATCTTCTGCCCAACCACCTTTTCTTCTCAGTCCTAGTTCAAGTTCTCATGTCATACATGCTGTTGTTCCTCAGAGAAGCTCATGACTCCTGAAATGTTTGCGGAGATCCTGTGTGACGACCTGGACCTGAACCCCTTGGCCTTTGTCCCGGCCATCGCCTCAGCCATCCGCCAGCAGATAGAGTCCTATCCCACAGACAGCATCCTGGATGAACAGACTGACCAGAGGGTCATCGTCAAGGTACAACCAAGATTGTTATGTTA
This sequence is a window from Oncorhynchus keta strain PuntledgeMale-10-30-2019 chromosome 14, Oket_V2, whole genome shotgun sequence. Protein-coding genes within it:
- the LOC118393061 gene encoding SWI/SNF-related matrix-associated actin-dependent regulator of chromatin subfamily B member 1, with translation MRMLIRADLCCYISNMALSKTFGQKPVKFQLEEDGDYYMIGSEVGNYLRMFRGSLYKRYPSLWRKLASVEERKKIVESSHDHGYTTLATSVTLLKASEVEEIFEGNDEKYKAISISTEPPAYLREQKGKRNSQWVPTLPNSSHHLDAVPCSTTINRSRLGRDKKRTFPLCFDDHDPAVIHENATQSEVLVPIRLDMEIEGQKLRDAFTWNMNEKLMTPEMFAEILCDDLDLNPLAFVPAIASAIRQQIESYPTDSILDEQTDQRVIVKLNIHVGNISLVDQFEWDMSERENSPEKFALKLCSELGLGGEFVTTIAYSIRGQLSWHQRTYAFSENPLPTVEIAIRNTGEADQWCPLLETLTDAEMEKKIRDQDRNTRRMRRLANTW